The Salarias fasciatus chromosome 16, fSalaFa1.1, whole genome shotgun sequence sequence GAGTAAAAATGAAACAGGTCATTTCATCGTCCCCATCAGTAATGAGGACGACCGGCGATGGGGAGGAGGTAATGTGAGAGGGCTGATGGGGGCGTTTGATATCGGAGACATCACACTCTGGCTGTGTGCCAATTTGCCAGATAATACAGACATAATTATGTATGAATTATTGAAAtggaaaatttgtttttcactgcGAGTTATGCTTGTTAGGTTCCTTAATCATGATGACAGCACACCTGTTCCCAGTCAGGCTGACTGACTCCGAGAGAGGTTACAGCAAAGCTGCTGGCGACACACAAGAGATAAcgagaaagagacagacagagagggtgtgtgtgtgcgtgtgtgtgtttggggggagGGTGACTATTTTTGGTTGCTGTCTGTCTTAATGTAGGAACGAACAACTGAGGACAAACGCAAAGCGCCTGAACAAGGGAAACAGTTTTATCATCACAGATTTCTACACAGCTTAAAGGCATGTTATTTTAAACACAGGCAACTTTGTCTTGCAGCAtctaatgtttttatttttagcaatAGCATCACCAAACTCTGTTTTTAAAGACATTACAGTAATTTGTAGCTTGTACACTGTTCTTTCAACACAATTTCCAGTTTTTAGTATTGTTCTCTTATTATGGTTTTGGAGGCCTCAAAACCTACTTACATTATATCTGCGGTTGTGGCTATATGGAGGATAAATAAGTAGTCCGATTAAACACTGATCCGATCACATCATGTAAATACGTCTGTCAGAGTTGATTGGCTTTATTTGATCTAAATTGTGACTAGTTTAGAGGCGGCGGTGTAATCCTGTTCATGATTAGACGCAATGGCTTAATTTCCACTGTCGTTTGTGTCTCTTATTTAAAGTCTTCATGCAACATTTTACACATGAtgttgtgaagaaaaaaaatgcccaAGCCCAAGTGGTTAATAATGAAGGAAACAATGCCACTATTTCATACAAATAACCACAGCATACTCTTTCTGATCAGTCTGAACATGAGgaatgtttctgtggttttctattttcaaaagaataacaaaacacacaagcttGTAGTTAATCGAACTACACATCTATCCTCAGTACCACCAAATGAAGCTGAATGTGGATCATGTGTGCATGTCACAAAAGGCCGACGTCCCACTGAAAGCATTATGCGATTGGTCCACTGCCTGAACAGAAAGATGCTCTGGGTGATGTTCATATTTACTTATACAGCAGTAATGTTTGTTTATATGGCAacagaagaaatgctgaaaacaatggaaCTTTAatgttggaccactagtgggtgctgttgttggcttttgtaatgaaaccactcaCACATGGTGGCCATGTTACCATGTTAGTAACATCTCCAAGATCTGCTGGAGAACAATGATCCTGAGGAGGCATTGCGGTAACGTTGTGGCGATGATTCAGCGACATCTCCAAAACACTGACTGACACTGACACCCAATTGACACCACGGTGATAGCGcaagccgtttttttttttttttttttttttttttttttaagtctcctGACTCGCAATCACGGTGATGTCTCTGTCAGTGAGACTTTAGGAAAAACATGcactgggagtcatgccactctggagaccgccactgttgttgttgttcagcaTCTGATTTGATTAGTTCGTGCTGCTTCTCGACACCAGTCACAGCTTAGCTTCATAGTAACCCGCCATGCTAGTGTTTCATAAACACAAAACCATTTTCAATATGTCTTtcctgacttaaaaaaaaaaaaagtctgccaATGAAAaccaacacactgctgaactATTAAAGTCATATTAGAGTCATTAACAAAGCTATCACCGTTTCCATACGTGCACCTTTGTTAATATGCAGTGTCTGTCTTGTATTATTGTGACTGCAAATGTTTTTCCTCCCCGAACACTGGATAGCTTACATGTGCCAGTTCAGCTTTATGTGTTCAGTAATTTCCTTAGTGAGCAGTTATGATGGAAGTGACTGTTTGCTTGTTGGTGTTTGGCTCTTGAAGTATGCATCTAAGTACTGTTTGAATGCATTTTCACACCAGCGCTCCACTAAAGTTCTTTCCAGGAGTGAAGTTGGAGTGTGAGTGGAGGGCTGTAAGATCAATACTTGGCATTTAAAGAGGCTAGAGTGTGTCtctttttcaaaacacacacacgcacacaagtcAACAAGGAAAGGTTGAAACAGTGGGCTTATCAACCCTAACTGCATGAAAGTACAGGAACACATCATTAAATACTTAAATGTCTGTAGTTTGTGGATTGTTCAAGTTATGTGGAGATATTTTCTCAAAGGTTGTGTTCACAGATTATGTATTAAGGTTCTACAAGCTGGAATTGTATAACATTCAAATTGGAGACAGTACctaaaatgcaaataaattgCTGTTCTTGTACTtgttccttatatccttcacaTCTCTAATATATCtgtaaattaataaaacatatACTAATCTTTGTATTTGTGCAGTCTCTACCATTCACTTTgccctctcctctgctgctcagccaTTACCCCTTTAATATTTACATAAACGATAGCATCTTTAAACTggatttttcaatttttttaaggAGAACATTAACATGGCCGACCACATCTGAGTTTCAACCACTGAAATCAATGGTCAGTGGCAGGTTTTCCTTCTCATGTTCTTTCTGAAATCAGTGACACAGTTTTGCTGAAGTATCAAGCAGttcttttacatttaaactaGATACAATACATGCTATAGAAGAATTAATAAATATGACGTGTGTAGTAACTAGTAATCTAATAAAAGCCAATAACTATGGATGCcaataccacttttttaaaaatcgagTACAGGTATTAACCTCAAGCTGCTCACAATACTGAGTACCAATACGAGTGCTTATTAAATGCCATTAAAACGCAAGCGATATGCAAAGGCTGCAACAGTGCGTCACGCTGCACACACCTCCAACACCCTTACAGTCGACTAAGCGACTAAGATGGGTTCCATTGTGCAAATATGTCATATAGAAATCAAAAACtgatcatttatttcttttgcaaTATCAAACTGTGGCTCTTCGGGTTGCTTTTTTTGAATGGTTTCTTCATAACACCAACATCATGTCCTTTTGTGTCAGAGAGCTCAGGCTAGTCAAAGTCTCTGTGGTTGTGTGACAGGATCATCCGTCACAGTGTTATTGCGGTTCAGCGGCGtagagacactcaggagacactgcAGACAGCAGCCGGTGCATCTTAACTCAGATAAACTTCTTGGATGAGCCATGGTGAAAAATAAGGGCAAATATAGAATAACGTCACATTTACTTGTTGTCTTTGAAGTTCCCTGTGCAGAAAGTTTGATATGTTTACTCTTGTATTTGTCTGGATGGAGAAATTAAAGGACAGTTATGATTTGCACAGACGAcgtctgtcctcctgcagcctcttttacgcacgtgcgcgcgcgcgcacacacacacacatacacacacacagattttcttctttcctctaaATTCTATAACTGAAAGCTGATTGAGTCATTGAAAAGGTTAATCAGCTTTGCAAAAAACCACTTTCAGCCCATCACCTCACAGTATGAATACAGGTGCAGCTTatagaaatacaataaaaatgttaattttaccAGATAGTTTATGTAAACAGTGAAACTTCAATGCAGTTTTGATTTGTTACACATAAACTTTAACGTTTTTCGATTATTACTTAAGCATGATTCaattatcatttatttttggTCTTTATGttgcataaaataaaaatctgagaaTACTGATTGTTGTATGAATTCAAtacttctctcttttcttttatcaGAAGCTATGTTTTTCTCGAtttaagtaaaaataaatggcGAGAAAGTTTAATCATTTAGGATATACTAAGTGTATAGGTACTGACAACAACATGATACATTTTTCAAGAATATTCCTTTTTTGGACATGCTCCTGTACCTGGAGGTGCACACAGCTACAGGCTGCTCAGAcagctttctgtctttttttttttttttttttttttttggagtgtttttGACACCGAAGTGTCCAGCAgtgcttctgctgctcagcccGCCGGGCACAAACGGCGTGCTGCACTGTGGAGGCGACGGTGACATGGCGATAAAATGGTGCAGGTGTGTAGGTGAGCGAGGAGTATTAACGTCGTGGGGCCGGAGGACAGAGTGGAGGACGAGACAATGGCCGGTGTGCGCGATGGTGAATGAGGTGCAAGCAGTGAAGATGGCTTCAAAGAAAGCCCGGGCGGGGCAGACGCTGGGCTGACGAGCGGGTGAATGAGCGTAACCTTGCTTTGGGCGTCTACGAGGGAGACGCATGGAAGAATTTCGATGAGATTGTGGAATTTTAAGTGAACCTACATGGAAGCTTGAGTCCGTTGTCCTTGTGTGTGAATGCTCTGGTGATCAGCGGAGTCTGAAAATGCCTTTACAGCAGATTACTTCAGGAACAGGCTGTGATTTCACTTCTTTGTCAGCTTCCAAATTGATTCTGAAGATAAAAAAGTAGAGTGAAAAAGGAAGAATAGGGCTTTGAGTGGTGTCCATATTTCCTTTAGTCAAAAGATtcgatgaaaaaaaacaaaaacaccaatgaATGAAAGGCATCAGAGCACAGGAAGACCTAATTTTCTTCACTATGAACTTCCACACTGACTCAGATGTGTCCATGAACACTCTTGCACAACTTTAAAACCTCATTAGAGCTTCTGAGGCAAATGAATCTACAATTAAAACAGATGTTTTAGTTCCGTTTCATATTCCTCTCCGGTTTCATAACATGATCATAATgctgcttcatgttttatgtatGTTAGATTATGTACTTGAAATTGTTTTGCCTGATTTACTGAAATCCTtcataaaatgtgcagaatgGCGTACTTACCGCACTTTCAGTTTGCATACATTTTGTGGGTGATTTACTAAGAACGACACCGTGACGTTAAACATGAGTATTCAAATGACGGTTTGCCTTTCAATAAACCCGGTTCACAGAATACTCTGCTGAAAACTGCATTGCTTCATTTGTTCGCAGTGATTGGATAGGGCACAGAGACTCCACCAGATGGACTTGTTGATGGAGAAAGCATGAAATATATCACCTGATAAttcagtcaaaggtcaaaactgaaagtttgaagttcaacacagaaaaaaatgtaatgaaggAGTCTGCGATCAAAAATCAcagggagccagctgaggaaacaagTCTTATCACATTAATAGCAGGCTCACTACTGAAACCTCAGCTGACTTACACCTCATTTTCAAACATGAACAGAAGcagccctgtttacacgacattttcatgtaaaaaaagcaaaagctcTATTGCATTTTGGGTGCCCATTTACCCAACAACACTGCATGGAGACACTGAAAAAGCAACTTCTGCGAAATTACTCAATCTCTGCCTGCATGTAAACAAGGGAatacgcaacttttctgaaatgctatTACTCTCCATGTGCACCACATTAAAGGCCTTTCTGCACACGTGCAAGTAGATGGTAGCCTCCAGAGTGACATGAAAAAAtaacctttctgaaacaaaaatgcaaaaacaatgcatttttactttaaatgtgaacagtgCCTTTGACTATGTACATGTATTCAGAGCTTGTGAGTCACATTACACAATCTACATTAATCAATTGACATCAGTTCCACCCATTATGTTCTGCATACTGGAATAAACATGtgatattccatattcatgaaggtgAAATCAATATTGAGTGTTAATTTTTACCCTTGTCAGAACGTGTAATATCACATTTGCTCCCGTTTTTAGAGTTGCAACGCTTCAGTACATTAAACAATTGTGTTTGACCTGTGAAATGAGTTTGGCTGGATGAGCACTTCAGATGAGAGCAGTACGAAGTGGTGTCCATTACTGGACACTTTGTTGAACTGTGGACTGGTTGATACCTATAGATTAAAGTGGAACCCTTGCTTGTTATCAGCTCTTCTTGTTTTATGAGTCGTGGTTCACAATCAGCTAATGTTTGTCATGAAAGTCAACTTTACGTTGAATGTTTTTAAAGGTCAGAGAGTCTTTACACCAGGCTCCAGTgtggtttcattgttttgattGTAGTTTCAATTCTGACTCCAATTAGCTGGTTTCAGATTAATTTATCTATTGTTTTTGATTTTGGTATCTGGTGGACTGTTGATTTTGAACAGCTGCCAACTGTAAATACTCAAAATGTAtgaatgtgcttttattttgggcCTATAAGTTGTGTTAATGTGGTGATGTTGAAAGGCTACTAATGCGCCTTCAGGGCTAACATCATTTCTTTGCTACTATGTATCAGGAAAACTGATAAATTCTTCTAAAGTCCTTTTATTCCCCTTTGCCGTTTTCGAATATGTCTGTGTTGTATTTTTGTGGTCAAAAGGGTCAGATTTCTTAAAAGGTACTTCTTGAATCTGTTGTAAGAAAAATCTTTACAAAGCCTAAGAAGACATTTAAAGGAAAGCATGGACAAGTCTCCACAGAAATTGGAATTTGCCCTTGACTTTAAGCTCAGCACAGCTCTGATCGAGTGTTTTGTTAAACTGTATCACTTGTGTCAAATCTCAGATACCCCCTCGACATGCTGACTGTAATTAGTTCCAAGATTAATCTGCACAAGCATGGTCAAAAGTGGCCTTCTCCCACAGTGCTCGCGAAATAAAGGCCACACGGATAATCAAATAATAGGTGAATATCAATGAAAGGACCAAGTCGCTTCGGTCCCCAGCTCCCCTATGTAATTATTTCCTATTCACAATAATTATTGCTAACAGATGACACCAACGACTTTGAGAGGAAGCTGGCCATGACAACCTTGCAGACAATCAATGCCGTTTTAAATGGGGTCATAACACTTGAAACCTTTGGGTGCCTGTGATTGGAAACAGTACTGATGAGGCCAACAGCATGTATGGAGTGCCAGAGAATCCAGTGCCAGAAGGGCTTGGAGTAGCAGACTTAGCATTTTCCACAAGATCCCTCGTATACTAGAGGGCTCATGAACCATATGTGATTCTCTAATATAGAAGTGAACTTAAACACATATTCgttctattttaaaatgtttgggTGATCATGAACTTCATCAACGAGGAAATCATGAATTTACTCTGGCCCGAAATTACTGAGGGATTCATACACGAACAACAACCTTTAAGGATGATTCTCAAAGACAGTAGTTCACAACCTTTAGTCAGAGAAAATCCTCTGATCACCTCTACAAGCCACTGACCCTCTGCCCAGTCTCTAATTTGATAAAACATTCCAGTGAAGCCAGTGACTTGCAGAAAATATCTCACAagcaaaaaacaacaggagCCTTAAAACTAAAGCTTGTGCaggcttttttgttgttgttgttgtttttaagttgtttttttttttaaggattatCTTTCCCAAATATTTGGTTTGCTGCCACAGGTACTGTAAACACCTCTgaagccccgtttacatgacagcattttcaattgaaaacacaaaactttctttgcattttgggTGCTCAGTCACTAAAAATGCAACTTCCTGAAGACACATGCCAAGGTGGAATTTTCTAAAAACGTTCCGCCTTCAtggtcatgtaaacagacaaaaacacaactattTGAAAATGCACAGGGCCCATCTGTATGTACACCACTGAAATGCTGCTATGAGTAAATAAATCTTATGCACATACTGTATGTGTGCTGAGGGACGACGATGACAGTGTTTGCTTCCAGACTGGCAGGACTGAGTCCATATTCTACTGGGAcctggtagttttatagttgagtgTCACTTGTtatagcaatccaacttggtcgtctgtccatgcAGATGTCCATGaaattgttattgttattgttagcATATacttctgtgtgtctctgtgtgtgtggtatcattacaaaaacaaacagcacaatCTCATGGCCTGGCATACTAAATTCATAATTTtgagcatttctgctgttgctgGGTTCACAAACATCATTCTCAAAACATTGGCatataaaaatgaaacttttctcaaatgaaaacacacaaacattgtCGTGTTAGGAATGAAAAACACTTAGAACcaatttttcttcattttcgcAAATGACCTTCGAGAAACTAAACgacaggttttatttatttccacagTGGCTAGATTAGTTTATTTATGAGCATCAACAGTCAGATGAAAGATaattgtttattaaaaatagaTGCAAAAATATCATGACGAGGTCCACAATATGGAATATGCAAAGCAATCAGTGGCGAACACCAATCTCTAAAGAAGCCATCACCTCAGACTCAGAAACTATGGGTTTAATCAAAGCTTAAAATATGTGAGATGAAATATTCAATTGATATTCTTCTGAGGCTTTCAGACTTTTCTATCAATGTAGCCAGTTCATCTCACTTAACCATTATTACAAGTGTTTCACATTACTTGAAGGCTTTCGGGGAAAATGTTCTCTGGATATCTTGATTGTATCATGTCTGAGCTATTTGATCAAAAGGTctgtgatgcattttttttttcctctgtcacTTCTAACAGGCATTCAGTGTGTAAATAGATGAATACTCTGGCAATAGGAAAAAATACCCGATGTGGTCCAAAGCAAAAAGTGGCATGAAGGATGAATGATTTTATGTGTGTAGATTGTTTTGTAACCTGTAGTTTGAAATCTTGATGAGTATCCATTGCATTAGAACACACTGAGCTTAGCCAGTCGTCTGCCTTTGTGCCGCAGtataagtatttttttctttaatatctTCCACAGTGATTGTGGTTTACCTGCAATATCACAGAGTAATAATGAGAGCACACTGTGTTTTAAAACAGGAGCTATCTAACCAGTGAAGTGGAAAATGTCATTCCATTCCTCAATTAGCCTTTGGATGGAAAGAGACAGCTATGTATCCAGCGTATCGATTTTTAGACATCTGTGACGGAGAGAAATGGAGAGCCACGGGGCATACTCATACTCTCTGTGTGTACCGTCGGACTGCAGAGAGAATCCATTGACTGGAATGTCAAGAAATGGGCGAATGGGCCAATGTTAAGATCACTGAGTGTATGGCCAAGATAATTGTCAAAGCTGATCCATTCAATTCTAAACTCAATACATATGCACCGTAATGATTCTTGCcattttgtgtgttgtttttctaaGGATTGTGTAATCTGGGGATTCAAACGCTGCAATCATTTCCAAATAATGTCCGGTTAATTTCAGTTGATTGATTGTCTGATTGCTTTTTCTCCAGGACGTCCAAAGAAATGGAAAAGCTGGAATTCCTGCAGGGAGGTGGCCCAGCCTACTGAGCCTGACATGCCcacgcagcagcggcagcggcagtgGCAGTGAACTGTCTCTATCCAGTGCTTGCAGTGAATACTCCAGTGGCTCCCACACTTGGGCAGAGGGGCGTGGCTTCTCCAAGCAGGTATGTTTTAATCAGGTTTATCTTCTAGTTGTCTGTGAAAAGCTTTCAGGAAGTTCCAGTAACTGTGCATGTTTCTTATCGTGTAGTGTGCCACAAGCCGGGACAAACGGATGAGCACGGGTTCAGTATCCAGCAACCATTCAGCGCCCATAGAGCAAACGGATTTGGGATGGAAGGAGGGCCACATTCTGAAAGGCCTTAAGCGTCTTCAAATGCCCAACTCCAAAGAGGcggcttctcctgcagctgtacCACACTGCAAGGATTGTATGACCTCAAACGAGGGAATATATTCTCTTGGAGTCAAGTGTGTCCAACAAGGGACTACAACAAAGCCAACTGTACCTACAAGTAAAGCTTTCAAGGCTGCAACAGGAATTACCACCTTAGATTCAGATGATGCAGATGATGAATCACATAAAGAACCGAACAGAGAATCCAGTGAGCAACCAGCTAATGACCTTCTTTCCCTGGAAAAACTGAATATTACAAGGGATGTAGATAAAGAGATGGAAGAAGTCCCTGTGAAGCATTCTGGTCTTTTCCATTCACCTGTCACTGATAACTTTCTGTTTTTGGAGGCTCCCTCATTAAAGCCTGGTGTGAGCCCAACTGATGGCCTCACACAACAAGAGGAAATGAACAAGGACTCACTCGAAAAACACAAAGGCATTAAATTCAGTGACAAAAACAATAACCAGGAAAGGTCTACTGATCGTAAATCTAGACTTGACCAAGTCAAAAGGCAACAAGGGAGACCTGTAAGCAAGCAAGTTGAAGCTGGGACTAGTGACCTGAGCTCGCACGTTCAGAATACGGCAACACgagctctgagctgcatgaATGAAGCCAGGCAGCGCAGCTCCTCCATGGAAGTTCCTCACTGCAGAGACCAGGCAATTCAAGCTGGTGGAGAGAATCAAGACGGTGGCGTTTCAGATTCTCAACAGAGAAAACTGAAACCTCAACTGTGTGACTCAGCAAGGAAGGCGTTTATCCTGCGAAGCAAGAGtgcagatggaggacaggaacAACCAAAGCATACTCATTCTCCTCTACACCAAAAGCTTATCAAGGGTCACAAGTCAAAAGGGCAATCGAACACGAATCCCTCAGGGCACAGTGTTCCCTGCAAAAGGGCAAATCTTAGTAAACCACATGGCTCAAGCAAGAACACATTATCTAAAGTTGAGAAAGAAGAGGATATGGCAGCGTGCACAAGCTCCAAGTCTCTTGAGACTGTTCAACTGCGTTCGCCTCTTGCTTCCCCTGTGAAACAGTCAAAGACGTTCAAGCCTCATGGGGTCAGTGAAAGCTCAAAGAGTCCAACAAAATCCTCTTTGCCGATTACTAGAATTCAGTCAAGCAACGATTCCACAGAAGAAAGCGTTTATGATAACTTACCGTGCTCACCACGAAAACAAAGACGCCAAGACCAGAACTGTGACGTTAGCCAGAAGCCTTCAGAACGTAGGTCACCCTCCCCACCGTTACCCCCAGGGCGAAATGCATCACTTCTCCTGAGACACAGTTGTGACAGCTTACCCAAAGATCAAAAATCTACAGGCCAGCATCAAAACTCCACTACTGGAAAAATGATGGCAAGCACTACCATGACACAACCAAATCAGCTTTCTTCTGGTTTGATGCCTCAGCAATCCAACCCAAGGAAAGATAATCAGCATACGGCCTCTCAAATGGGCATTGAGTCACTGAAAGATACTCAAGCAAAAATCTATCATGGCCACTCAGCCAAGATGCCATCTGTCCCTATTCAAGAAACACACATCACAGAAACAGTCCAGTTGTCTACAGACACAAATCCCACTTGTTCTGATGAAAAAGGTGCTTCCTCTAGACTGCCAAATCAGAGTGTCTTGCAAAGATCCCAGCAGAGCATTAGTGAGCCAAAACTTTCAGAAGTCTTGCCTTCAGCATTTTCTAATGTTTACTACCACGGGATTGCCAACAATCCCCAGACATCCACCTCAAGAGCTGTGAAAAGGACTTTTCCTATTAATGCTAAGTCTCATGAGGCCATCGCCGGACAAGAAACAAATACTTTCCTCATCTTTGGAAGGCAAAACAAAGATGATATGAACACCACTGCAAGAAGTGCGCAAAACTTTCAGACTTTTACATGCGATCCTCAGATGATACATGACTGCAGTGCACATGAGAACACCCGCAGGAAGATAGAGACCCGCTGTAATTCACTGGATTCTGAGCCCTCCGTTCAGCCTGGTGCTTCAGATAGCGGTGTGATGTTGGACTGGGGATTTGATGAGGAAGGCTGGCTGTTTAAAAGGTCAGTCTCTGTGTCTACTAGACCCCTTCTTAAACCAGTCATGGGTATGAATGGAGCCAAGGCTCGCAGCCAGAGCTTTGGTGCACGCTACATGGACAGGCCAAGCTTCAACCGATCTGGAAAGGTCCGCACTCAGATCAAAACCCACTCAGGAAGTTCATTGAACTCTCTGGGTGATGTACTCCCAGGCAGTATGAGTTGCTCCAGTAGCTATCACTGTCCAATGAACCGATCACTTCTGAACAACTTTCTGATCGAAGAGGGACTGGCCGTTCCTTCACAGTTGGCATCCTCCAGTGAAAGACTGCAGAGTCTGAAGCTCCAGCGTGAGCAGGCCAGACGCCTTCAGATTGAGCAGCAGTTTTCAAGTGCGTTTGGGGAACCAGTTTCTGAAGAACCTGAGAGACAAAGTACTATCACCACAATTGAAGAGAAAGTGATGCTCGGCATAGAAGAGAACTTGCACAAGTCTCAAGAACAGGAGAGAAGCaatgaagtgaagcagaaatcTGGTTCCACTTTAGCAAACTGGTTTGGTTTTCGTAAGAGTAAGCTTCCTGCTCCAAGTAGCAAAAAAACTGACCCACCTAAAGCTAAAGAAGAGAAGAGGGAGCAAAAAATCACATCCCTTCTGGGAGGGAAGCAGACCAAGTCCgacaaaaagagagacagaagaaaaaGCGAGGGAAAAGACAGGTAACATATTTCGTCAATCTGGTGTAAACATGATCTTTATACTTCACACAATTGCTGTATTGTAAAATCTTCACAGCATCAGCTTCATATGTGTTATTTATTCATAGCTCTACTTTCTCGCATGACATGGGTTATTTTTTATAGTGCTCTGAGGTACATTTATCAGCCTTCTTAGCCCTGAGACTAGTTCAGACACATTTCATACCGAGGATCACAGCCAGGTTTTCAATAGATAGGAGAGTAATTTATCAGCCCAATCACCCTGGGCATATCAAGTCAATTTCACAGGATCTCGGCGTGTAGTGGTTTAATgacaaacagtttttctttcagctctGTGGGGAGAAGAGAATCTCATGATGCAGTGCGGGCGTGCATCTCAATGCCCTGCCCAGGGATGTCCCTGAGTGAGATACAAGGACACACTGACATCATCGGAGACCCAAAGGTAAGTAAATCACAAGCCACACAAACAATTTGCATTGAATTTACTTCAAAATTAACTTCCTTgcaagtgtgtttttgttgtcataGATACATAAAAGACAACTTGCTGTTTCGCGAAAGAAGTCATATTTCTTGTCAAGGATTGCACTCTAGAAATACAGCATCTATGTAGCAGAGTAATCTACCTGGAATTTAAGCCTTCAgttctgtgattggctgacgcACAGCTCTGCAACAGGATGACGCAGCGCTGCATAACTGCTTAATTCTCAACAATTTTATCAAGTGAGATGCACTTTGCACTAATTCCTTCAGCTGCCTCTCAAACACCCTTACACAGAGTTGCatcatttcatattttattatcaAACTCTAAGTTG is a genomic window containing:
- the LOC115402928 gene encoding nck-associated protein 5-like isoform X2 encodes the protein MVTLQQHFSSMEETVRTLLQNQDSLEGPKVDPLDLMKAYKDKLLEEMWKQQDSLEGPTATAAEMPTSPEASGSGSEENSKDSNPLLERLRALEAENSALSMENDNQRKQYERCLDEVANQVVQALLTQKDLKEECVKLRTRVFDLEQQNRILSMLFQQRVKMSSTPVSQDVQRNGKAGIPAGRWPSLLSLTCPRSSGSGSGSELSLSSACSEYSSGSHTWAEGRGFSKQCATSRDKRMSTGSVSSNHSAPIEQTDLGWKEGHILKGLKRLQMPNSKEAASPAAVPHCKDCMTSNEGIYSLGVKCVQQGTTTKPTVPTSKAFKAATGITTLDSDDADDESHKEPNRESSEQPANDLLSLEKLNITRDVDKEMEEVPVKHSGLFHSPVTDNFLFLEAPSLKPGVSPTDGLTQQEEMNKDSLEKHKGIKFSDKNNNQERSTDRKSRLDQVKRQQGRPVSKQVEAGTSDLSSHVQNTATRALSCMNEARQRSSSMEVPHCRDQAIQAGGENQDGGVSDSQQRKLKPQLCDSARKAFILRSKSADGGQEQPKHTHSPLHQKLIKGHKSKGQSNTNPSGHSVPCKRANLSKPHGSSKNTLSKVEKEEDMAACTSSKSLETVQLRSPLASPVKQSKTFKPHGVSESSKSPTKSSLPITRIQSSNDSTEESVYDNLPCSPRKQRRQDQNCDVSQKPSERRSPSPPLPPGRNASLLLRHSCDSLPKDQKSTGQHQNSTTGKMMASTTMTQPNQLSSGLMPQQSNPRKDNQHTASQMGIESLKDTQAKIYHGHSAKMPSVPIQETHITETVQLSTDTNPTCSDEKGASSRLPNQSVLQRSQQSISEPKLSEVLPSAFSNVYYHGIANNPQTSTSRAVKRTFPINAKSHEAIAGQETNTFLIFGRQNKDDMNTTARSAQNFQTFTCDPQMIHDCSAHENTRRKIETRCNSLDSEPSVQPGASDSGVMLDWGFDEEGWLFKRSVSVSTRPLLKPVMGMNGAKARSQSFGARYMDRPSFNRSGKVRTQIKTHSGSSLNSLGDVLPGSMSCSSSYHCPMNRSLLNNFLIEEGLAVPSQLASSSERLQSLKLQREQARRLQIEQQFSSAFGEPVSEEPERQSTITTIEEKVMLGIEENLHKSQEQERSNEVKQKSGSTLANWFGFRKSKLPAPSSKKTDPPKAKEEKREQKITSLLGGKQTKSDKKRDRRKSEGKDSSVGRRESHDAVRACISMPCPGMSLSEIQGHTDIIGDPKMQMMNRRSDGENGSTVKSPTQEAVIGSGCKMRTLDSGIGTIPLPESCSFFSSILHFLPKSSSTPEQSLSPPSVPGSSSEDVSPSPLPRWRIPSSFKDGSHAGVPNSLSDSSMTHIQSVPFPTVAFLQPIQPPSQPIMTSASVCDTQTRLPRPPQGGLEPKKLTYVKSKPRAAPSQQKEQTRLQLAN